The window GACCCTAAGATTATTATCTGTGATGAACCGGTATCAGCATTAGATGTATCAATTCAGGCTCAGGTAATTAACTTAATGGAAGACTTACAAAAAGAGTTGGATTTAACGTATATATTCATTGCCCATGATTTAAGTGTAGTAAAGCATATTAGTGATCGGGTAGCGGTAATGTATTTAGGAAAGATGGTAGAATTAGCAGATAAAGATGAATTATATAATAACTCTCAACACCCTTATACTAAGGCATTATTATCAGCAATTCCATTGACTGACCCGACAATTAAAAGAGAAAAGATAATTCTAAAAGGAGATGTACCGAGTCCAATTAATCCGCCAAGCGGTTGTAGTTTCCATACTAGATGTCCATTTGCTAAGGATATCTGTAGTAAGGAAGAACCAGAGCTTGTAGATAGAGGAGCTGGACATTATGCGGCTTGTCATCTCTCAGTAGAAGAAATAGAATAGAAAGTTCGTTACAAAGATGACTATCTTAATTGGTAGTTATCTTTTTTGTTTATGATATTAAAAAGTCTTATTTGACTTATAATAATAACTTATATATAATTAAAAATACAGATTATAACTTT is drawn from Selenihalanaerobacter shriftii and contains these coding sequences:
- a CDS encoding ABC transporter ATP-binding protein; protein product: KGGLFSKTVNTVKAVDGLNFAVNKGETLGLVGESGCGKSTTGRLLLRLLEPTAGEVKFNNQNIYDLNKKDMRSLRREMQMIFQDPYASLNPRMTVGDIIGEAMEIHDIAKGKEKEKQVRELLEKVGLPKQHMRRYPHEFSGGQRQRIGIARALAVDPKIIICDEPVSALDVSIQAQVINLMEDLQKELDLTYIFIAHDLSVVKHISDRVAVMYLGKMVELADKDELYNNSQHPYTKALLSAIPLTDPTIKREKIILKGDVPSPINPPSGCSFHTRCPFAKDICSKEEPELVDRGAGHYAACHLSVEEIE